In one window of Kovacikia minuta CCNUW1 DNA:
- a CDS encoding HU family DNA-binding protein, producing MNKGELIDAIAAKADCTKKDADTVLTALLDTILDTVAEGEKVTLVGFGTFEVRDRSAREGRNPSTGATIQIPATKVPAFSAGKLFKEKVAPPALEEQAPAAKSKGKSK from the coding sequence ATGAATAAGGGCGAGTTAATTGACGCGATCGCAGCCAAAGCAGATTGCACCAAGAAGGATGCAGACACGGTTCTGACAGCGCTTCTGGACACGATTCTAGACACCGTGGCAGAAGGTGAAAAGGTAACCCTGGTCGGTTTTGGCACGTTTGAAGTGCGTGATCGCTCAGCTCGGGAAGGACGCAATCCCTCAACGGGGGCAACGATTCAAATCCCAGCCACGAAGGTTCCGGCTTTCTCAGCCGGGAAGCTCTTCAAAGAGAAGGTGGCACCTCCTGCTTTAGAGGAGCAGGCTCCAGCAGCTAAGTCGAAAGGAAAGTCGAAGTAG
- the mobV gene encoding MobV family relaxase — protein sequence MGKPKGMAYSILRFGKLKSPAQVKASRDHCMRSQETRNADPTETPCNRQLIGCAETLWEHVEVMLNAATTQRKTRPDANLVCEVLLSASPAWFRHDNHPTGAINAEKVEVFSSRATEFLQQSFGAYCLSAVLHLDETTPHIHAHVVPIHPEKGWLSWENWFGGREKLQEWQDKIAEAMEPLGLQRGIKGTIAQHEHIQDFYGRIKREVEVPDLEREFVLPLPLAQESVQDYHQRASEFLAQRASQVQDAISTVVAHAKNEEFALRKERESRLTSHRLADKVEQLERQYLSAQTDLKTLSDQQKQAIAQELITTANMVLNLAQSNYWKGQTYILSRRRGFTKIDTRDGKRLVHDQGGVPTLTSNFQLRDLEKVRRDRDRILLLIAQTYEGQDSQRKRRR from the coding sequence TTGGGGAAGCCTAAAGGCATGGCCTACTCCATCCTCCGCTTCGGCAAACTGAAATCCCCCGCCCAGGTCAAAGCCTCCCGCGACCACTGTATGCGCAGCCAGGAAACCCGGAACGCGGACCCCACTGAGACACCCTGCAACCGTCAGCTGATTGGGTGTGCCGAGACCCTATGGGAGCATGTGGAAGTGATGCTCAATGCCGCTACGACCCAGCGCAAGACAAGACCGGATGCGAATCTGGTCTGCGAAGTCCTTCTGAGTGCCAGTCCCGCCTGGTTTCGTCACGATAATCACCCCACCGGAGCGATCAACGCTGAGAAGGTAGAGGTGTTTAGCAGCCGGGCCACCGAGTTCTTGCAGCAGTCCTTTGGGGCGTATTGTCTCTCAGCTGTCCTGCATCTGGATGAGACCACTCCCCACATCCATGCCCATGTCGTGCCCATTCATCCAGAGAAGGGCTGGCTCAGTTGGGAGAACTGGTTTGGGGGCCGGGAGAAGCTCCAAGAGTGGCAGGACAAGATTGCCGAGGCGATGGAACCGTTGGGCTTGCAGCGGGGCATCAAAGGGACGATCGCCCAGCATGAGCACATTCAAGACTTCTACGGTCGGATTAAACGAGAAGTTGAGGTGCCCGACCTGGAGCGGGAGTTCGTACTGCCTTTGCCCCTGGCGCAGGAATCGGTGCAGGACTACCACCAGCGAGCCAGTGAGTTCTTAGCCCAACGCGCCTCTCAGGTTCAGGATGCCATCTCCACCGTGGTTGCCCACGCCAAGAACGAGGAGTTTGCCCTTAGAAAGGAACGGGAGAGCCGTCTAACCTCCCATCGATTGGCAGACAAAGTGGAGCAGCTAGAGCGGCAGTATCTGAGCGCTCAAACCGACCTGAAGACGCTCAGTGACCAACAAAAGCAGGCGATCGCTCAGGAGTTAATCACGACAGCGAACATGGTTCTTAATCTGGCGCAGAGCAACTATTGGAAAGGGCAAACGTATATCCTGAGCCGCCGGCGGGGATTTACCAAGATTGACACCCGGGATGGCAAGCGTTTGGTGCATGACCAGGGGGGTGTGCCGACTCTGACCTCAAACTTCCAGCTGCGTGATTTGGAGAAGGTCAGGAGAGACCGAGACCGAATCCTGCTGTTGATTGCTCAGACGTATGAGGGGCAGGACTCCCAGCGCAAGCGGCGGCGATAA